The following proteins are encoded in a genomic region of Entelurus aequoreus isolate RoL-2023_Sb linkage group LG01, RoL_Eaeq_v1.1, whole genome shotgun sequence:
- the LOC133654403 gene encoding zinc finger protein 572-like isoform X2, giving the protein MALLAEQDGEHPRREWSPSMGHEERIPIHIKDKRDLRTNQVDEQLRDHGSCSASENMFSPQHVANEYTQDGPHASNHPQSQDAENRERDPNSRGPARHVKAETGGVHRGPTSSNTPQPLAPVNPNCSNENIDIIGVENGGQMIGAKANGPVANRGQASQMRNQADCPHQKSPPQDHISSFCCKVCGEAFSHVGHLHVHVQVHTRAKPYRCGVCGKCCSSSGRLQEHQRSHTGEKPFRCQICGKGFTQMAHLKVHMRIHTGEKPYSCPVCGKCFSRSDKIKRHLQTHTREGSYFSGQ; this is encoded by the coding sequence ATGGCGCTGCTCGCAGAGCAGGATGGCGAGCATCCCCGGCGTGAGTGGAGTCCCAGCATGGGGCACGAAGAGCGCATCCCGATCCACATCAAGGACAAGCGAGATCTGCGGACCAACCAAGTAGACGAGCAGCTCCGCGACCACGGTTCCTGCAGTGCGTCAGAAAACATGTTCTCCCCCCAGCATGTCGCTAACGAGTACACGCAGGACGGCCCTCACGCGTCCAACCACCCCCAGAGTCAAGACGCGGAGAACAGGGAGCGGGATCCGAACTCTCGCGGCCCCGCAAGGCACGTGAAGGCGGAGACTGGAGGGGTTCACAGGGGCCCCACATCCTCCAATACCCCCCAGCCCCTTGCGCCAGTCAACCCCAATTGCTCAAATGAGAACATTGACATCATCGGGGTGGAGAATGGCGGGCAGATGATCGGCGCTAAGGCCAACGGACCCGTGGCAAACCGAGGACAGGCGTCTCAAATGCGCAACCAAGCAGACTGCCCCCATCAGAAATCCCCCCCGCAAGACCACATATCGTCCTTCTGCTGCAAGGTATGCGGCGAAGCGTTTAGTCACGTGGGACACCTACACGTGCACGTGCAGGTCCACACACGGGCAAAACCTTACCGCTGCGGCGTCTGCGGGAAGTGCTGCAGCTCCTCCGGCCGACTCCAGGAGCACCAGCGGAGCCACACGGGGGAAAAACCCTTCAGGTGCCAGATCTGTGGGAAAGGCTTCACCCAGATGGCGCACCTCAAAGTACACATGAGGATCCACACGGGGGAGAAGCCATATAGCTGCCCGGTGTGCGGCAAGTGCTTCAGCCGCTCCGACAAAATCAAAAGGCATCTCCAGACGCACACGCGTGAGGGGTCCTACTTCTCGGGGCAATGA